TTATCTTCCCATTCTTCTGCATGCATAAAAAAGTCAAGTGCttctttatatttagaaATAGCTTCATCtatttgttcttttttaaataattcatttcCTTCTTCTTTTAGATCGAAAGCAGCttgtattttttcttcatcagTATAATcataaatactttttttagcCTCTCTAAAACTTATTAATTCaatttcaaaaattaaaacactATTACCTGGAATGTTTTCTCCACATCCTTCTTCTCCATAACCATATTTACTGTCTAAACGAACTGagcatttttcattttttttcatagaaGCTACGCATATATCCCACCCTTTTATAACTTCTCCTGAACCTAAATGAAACTTAAATGGCACATTTCTATCACGCGATGAATCAAAAACTTTTCCATTACTCTCTAATTTTCCTACATAATGCACTGTTACttcatttcctttttttggTGTGTTTTCTTCTCCTTCATCTCCTTTTCTtaatattgtttttattactCCTCCATCTCCAGTCAAATAAATTTGTTCACAATTTTCTGTGCTCTCcattatgtaaatataaatatattaaatatatatatatattattaacaaataagaatataaaaaattctaagaggaaaaattaaattttcttaaataaagaattcaatataaaataatattctgaaaataaaaaaataaaaaataaatacataagAATAAAAGcaaacaatttaaaaaaactattattaaaatgaaaatatattaatcatataatattttaaaatgaagGAATTTcttgaaagaaaaaaaaaatttcaaggAGAAAAATAATACGATCTTAAAAAAGATGTTAAATATACTCTgggattatatatatatatatatatattaaattaaaaaatatcatacggatgcatatatatatctaaatgtatccttttatttttttttttttattttgtataattcaagaatattttagtatctatatatttttaaagatttttttgtatatagacgtgaaaaaaaatagtagtatttaaagataaaaaaaaaaaaaaataaacttttaatttatatcttcctttttcaaaaaacaaaagaaacAGTAAAATGCAATAGAAATTTTACGGATAAGAGAacaaaaatatgttttttacTATTATCTTGTTTTTTTAGATACAAAAATGTGCttagaagaaaaataaagaaaaattaaatttattttattattatttttcattttattttttaacattattttattttttttttaaagaatatgtatatatatatattttaaaaattttataatgtattttaatattaatttttttattcctcTAAATTAAGacttcaaaaaaaagaaaaaaatcataatatttttttttttttttggttaaTATGAGAACACTTgatctattatattttatttaaaaagggGAAATGACTAAtttctaatatattaatttcaattttttatccTTGCTGTTTTCATagataaaaaggaaattatGAAAAACTATACAAGTTCAATCTTTATTTgaatttcttatttaattttatttttcttaataaattataaaagaagTTTTTAAACGTTATAActcttttttaatgaaatctatccttattttttatgaaggataatatatttttacttcaAAATATGTTACCAAGACCAAACAAAAGAAGTTAGAGacgataaaaataaaatatatccaagatttatattttttttttaatctaaaaaattaaactaataaaaaactcaaaattttaatatatattttaaaattattttatttctttcatGAACGTATCAATGacttaaaatataagaaaaaaataagcaaataatgtatatatatataactattattttgtttttattatttaaagaaatttttacatatttaataTCACCATATATAGataattttctaattttaaatatttttaaaaagaaatgaaactATACATAAGGGtagatataataatataaaagatattatcaattaaaatggaataaattgttatttaaaaaaaaaaaaaggaaaactagttttcttatttaagagtttcaataataatatgatataaaataaaaaaattttatatctcttataataaaaagtaaaaagtataataaatttttttaacatgagaattaaaaattatatggaTATTTTTAATGGCTCAAACACTTAAGTTTTTTGTTTTacgtaattttaaaaaaaattatttttgtattttatgaatataattcttcaacaaaaaataatgtatcaaatttttaataaaaaatatcaagAAATTAACAATTTTACctatttatacaaaaaatatttaattttttctattttataatttttttaattgtaaagtactttaaatattatataaaaaagataagaaaaaaaaaaaaaattatacaaaatACAAATTTTCGCACACAGAATAAGTAgttcaaatatattttttttttttttctgatatatttttttaataattttttttataaagaaaaaaaatatacgaCAAACATCTTAAcctctttttttctttttttttttttatatttatgaatatattaatttatttgttaatgcttaaaatttttttttttttttagtattaaTATTGCAAGGATAATtccatttatattataattttattatagtaACATATTTATAGAATTAGACTTTTgattgttctttttttttaatttttatcttttcaatatgtaaaaaattaaaaaagaaaatgagaaaaatttCTAATGAATTGATCATAAactacactaaaaattaatttttgttttaaataaCACATGTATGCACTTACGTAtctaaaaaatttcaaaatttatgcattaaaaaaattaaaaagacaTTAAAGGGTAGTCTATATTAGTAGTGAAATagcatatatattaaaaatttcttaatataaaggagtataaatttttttttttgttaattttaaaaaatttttatgaaaatttttacttgtaaatcttttttttttagtacaTACTATGTGTTTGTATAATTTAAAGATTTCTTAACTTATTTGAAAGAATatacatattaaaaaattagattaatattaaatatttttaccgTTATTTGAACACtcatcttttaaatatttattattttatataaatatatactatatatatatttatttatgctTTCTTATTTGAACGTATAATGGTTGTATCATGATTATTATTAATGGAGGtgtcatatatataataatgcatttattattttattatatatttatttttatattttttaataagttatttgtttaaatatttattttatattatatatcatatttaaaaatagtttGAAAATTAATCAAAATGTATTTCTTAttgtataatttaaatatttttggtaatatctttctttttatataagttagatgtaatttaaatatattatatgtaCAGTAATaattctgtttttttttttttttttgtttgtgattatattataaaattatgatataccatatttataatatttctttttatttttttcatgaatttttttttctttgaattttccaaaaaaaaatgaagtaaaACAAagtatcataatttttattgcaGCTTTAAAAAAgcacaataaaaaaaaatttataataattgttTGTATTtgattaatatattttatctatatACATAATATCTGGGTGTATGCATTTAAGAGcatgaatattttataattgtttttgtaaaatataaataaaatagtaaataattttaatgttcgtagtttattaaaaaaaaacaaaaaaaaaaaaaaaaggataatatatatatatatatatatatatatttgtgtGTATGGATCATTAGATAgtttaaaaaacaaataaaaaaactgaAATAGAAAAGACAAAAAGTATAAAGAGTGTCAAAAATGCTAATGTTTAGAAGTATATGTACAACATTAATTGGAGGAaagatatataatataaatggaAGAACTATAAGAGAAGAAAAACTAATATCTGAGGGAGCGTATTCTTTTGTATATATGGCGAAAGatttaaatacaaataaagGTTTTACTTTAAAGAAGACCATATGTCAAGATAAAGAGAAATTAGAAATGGccaataaagaaataaatattttaaaaagtttacCACCTCATAAAAACATCGTTCAATATTATGGATCAACAGTTGTTtcagaaaataattataaaattgtaATAATGTTAATGGAATATTGTGAAAGGGGTAatctattaaatatatttgaaaaaaataaagataaattaaGAGAATATCATATagttaaaataatgaaagatATAGTTACAggattaaattttttacataCTCAAGAAGTACCAATTATACATAGAgatataaaattagaaaatattttgtGTGACAAAAAAGGGGTTTATAAAATTTGTGATTTTGGTTCACACACAGTTTCAGAATCCATTTATCCAAATGATTTAACGaaaaattcattatatatattaaaagaagaaatagaaagAGATACTACATTAATGTATAGGCCACCAGAACTAATTGATTTATATTCTAATTTAGAAATTTCTTGCAAAGTAGACATATGGATGATTGGAtgcattttatatttattactttttaaagTTCATCCATTTCAGAATAATAgttttttatcaattttaaATGGTAGTTTTACTATTccatataatataaaatattcgAAGAGAATTATTTCTGTTTTACTTATGACTTTAAACAAAAATCCAGTAAAAAGAATTGATTCTTCCactcttttatttatattagaaaattatgcagatttaaaaaaatggtTCGTTCATATCTCCAGtgatataaagaaaaaagtaaaccaaatttttgataaaataagTGAACTTAATTTAAgtaataaacaaaataatctcatagaaattaataatgataaaatagtagtcataaaaatgataaatcaAAAATGTGAAAAACAAATTCctaaaaataacattaactttttaaaactttttagtcaaaataatttaagtagTAATACTctgaagaaaaatattacaacAAATGGTTCTGAAAATAACcaaattcaaaataaaaaaagtgacattattgaaaagaaaaaagaagatgCTACTATtactaatattaatttaaaagatagCAGAGATATAAGAAATGGaacagaaaataaaatattagagGAAAATATTGAatcaaaaatagaaaatataggTGGGAATGTTAAagtaaaagaaatagaagaaaagaagaaatcatttgataataatattaatgaatcGGAGGAAAattctaatttattaaatctaGGTATGGAACCTAATAAAACAATAGAAAATCatcataataaaattatttatgacAATGaacatatattaaaagatttGAGCTTGAATAATGAAGTAAGTTTATTTGATTTTAAGAATGATCTTTTAAGTAACGATCAAAGTAATTGTAgtaattttgataatttttttgatccttggaattatgaaaaaaacgATGATTTAGTTAAAATTgataattctttaaatataaataatgataatgattTATTTGAAGGTAATATTCATTATCTCAATAATAACGATTCATTTTGTAAAGATTTAAGCTattctaaaaataatgatttttttaaagacaataaaaatgaaatttttaaagataCGTATTTTTCCATAAACAACAATTCTTCAAATAATACTGAACAGtttaattttcaaaattctcctaatattaataatatacctaataatgtatattattttgaagaaataaagaataaagaaaaaaatgattgtAATTTTGATAGTAtgattaaaacaaaaaa
The sequence above is drawn from the Plasmodium relictum strain SGS1 genome assembly, chromosome: 14 genome and encodes:
- the FKBP35 gene encoding FK506-binding protein (FKBP)-type peptidyl-prolyl isomerase, putative produces the protein MESTENCEQIYLTGDGGVIKTILRKGDEGEENTPKKGNEVTVHYVGKLESNGKVFDSSRDRNVPFKFHLGSGEVIKGWDICVASMKKNEKCSVRLDSKYGYGEEGCGENIPGNSVLIFEIELISFREAKKSIYDYTDEEKIQAAFDLKEEGNELFKKEQIDEAISKYKEALDFFMHAEEWEDKLLEKKKNIEITCNLNLSTCYNKNKDYPNAIEHASKVLKLDKNNFKALYKLGVANMHFGFLEEAKDNLYKAASLSPKNVEIRNSYELCITKLKEARKKDKLTFGGMFNKGSLYDEKESSAK
- a CDS encoding serine/threonine protein kinase, putative, which gives rise to MLMFRSICTTLIGGKIYNINGRTIREEKLISEGAYSFVYMAKDLNTNKGFTLKKTICQDKEKLEMANKEINILKSLPPHKNIVQYYGSTVVSENNYKIVIMLMEYCERGNLLNIFEKNKDKLREYHIVKIMKDIVTGLNFLHTQEVPIIHRDIKLENILCDKKGVYKICDFGSHTVSESIYPNDLTKNSLYILKEEIERDTTLMYRPPELIDLYSNLEISCKVDIWMIGCILYLLLFKVHPFQNNSFLSILNGSFTIPYNIKYSKRIISVLLMTLNKNPVKRIDSSTLLFILENYADLKKWFVHISSDIKKKVNQIFDKISELNLSNKQNNLIEINNDKIVVIKMINQKCEKQIPKNNINFLKLFSQNNLSSNTLKKNITTNGSENNQIQNKKSDIIEKKKEDATITNINLKDSRDIRNGTENKILEENIESKIENIGGNVKVKEIEEKKKSFDNNINESEENSNLLNLGMEPNKTIENHHNKIIYDNEHILKDLSLNNEVSLFDFKNDLLSNDQSNCSNFDNFFDPWNYEKNDDLVKIDNSLNINNDNDLFEGNIHYLNNNDSFCKDLSYSKNNDFFKDNKNEIFKDTYFSINNNSSNNTEQFNFQNSPNINNIPNNVYYFEEIKNKEKNDCNFDSMIKTKNEIASKYNSKNYILNNIKKKNNSKLITPDKNDKFSELLDEFQNFSVH